In Kwoniella newhampshirensis strain CBS 13917 chromosome 4, whole genome shotgun sequence, one DNA window encodes the following:
- a CDS encoding mitochondrial 37S ribosomal protein mS45, whose product MPFTTSIAGPSRLPFQAITTCRRSLLSSRRRWASTEATPEISDDVPPPSDAAELTLDPSPIDDVAQAGTGRKAGKVFFREWLRTEGEQFRVPVKGRKAQWLGEGVPYPSNPTFRPPPPLSNYVQDQVFAELRRGRTVAELSEKYNISKARIEAVRKLKEVEAEFKRRSLPLQKAFLDGLEPLLGVQVPINPNTREHDASRARQIDLAHDSHPSTATERLEEQRWESGVGQEGAFGGRTRDAAKQGIEHTAWEFRDEETVLEDRRVLKAKEEEVKREPSHEGVAAEVLHREVLSASLFQNPATEQAKAKKAKDEERAKRAAKDTKKVQGVTIGGIHFVDTSGTKVFGGENKGEKIREKRHRRAEKKKQA is encoded by the exons ATGCCATTCACGACGTCCATCGCTGGTCCTTCCCGACTCCCCTTCCAGGCAATCACGACCTGTCGACGGAGTCTGCTCTCTTCCCGACGAAGATGGGCCTCGACCGAAGCGACACCTGAGATCTCAGATGatgtccctcctccttccgatGCCGCTGAATTGACCCTCGATCCCTCCCCGATCGACGATGTCGCTCAAGCCGGTACGGGCAGGAAGGCGGGAAAAGTGTTCTTCCGAGAATGGTTGAGGACTGAAGGTGAACAGTTTCGTGTTCCTGTCAAAGGTCGTAAAGCCCAATGGctcggagaaggagtg CCATACCCCAGTAATCCCACGTTCCGACCACCTCCCCCACTCTCCAACTATGTCCAAGACCAGGTCTTCGCCGAGCTGCGTCGAGGTCGTACAGTCGCTGAATTGAGCGAAAAATACAATATCAGCAAAGCCAGGATCGAGGCTGTTAGGAAGCtgaaagaggtcgaagcgGAATTCAAGCGCAGG TCCCTTCCCCTGCAGAAAGCTTTCCTTGACGGTCTGGAACCCCTTCTCGGAGTTCAAGTTCCCATTAATCCGAATACGCGAGAGCACGATgcttctcgagctcgacagATCGACCTGGCTCACGATTCTCATCCCTCTACCGCTACGGAACGACTCGAAGAACAGCGATGGGAATCTGGCGTGGGCCAAGAAGGAGCATTCGGTGGTCGTACGCGGGATGCTGCGAAACAGGGGATCGAACATACCGCCTGGGAGTtcagagatgaagagaccGTGCTTGAGGATAGGAGGGTCCTGAAGGCtaaagaggaagaggtgaagagagaacCTAGTCATGAGGGAGTCGCTGCCGAAGTGCTCCATAGGGAAGTCCTCTCCGCATCGTTATTCCAGAACCCAGCGACAGAACAGGccaaggcgaagaaagcgaaagaTGAAGAGCGCGCAAAGAGAGCCGCAAAGGACACGAAGAAGGTCCAGGGAGTGACAATTGGTGGGATTCATTTCGTTGATACATCGGGTACAAAGGTGTTCGGAGGGGAGAACAAGGGGGAAAAGATCAGGGAGAAAAGACATCGAcgagcggagaagaagaagcaagCATGA
- a CDS encoding DNA repair protein rad18, whose amino-acid sequence MDMSSHPLLAVIDESPPFPDKYPQLKRLDRSVVCQVCKEPFTAPVSISCGHSFCSQCIRSSLDVSKKCPSCNENCSEGSIRRNRALEEITDAWDESRPTLIELTRPAPTSTSLRKRPAPEPNSKASSSSGPYKRVKTNGSGSGSQSRSVSPSKPMSKDGSNGHARDHEEDEEEEEDEDEIQELTENDEAPCPLCQATMPISSIPLHIEKGCPPPKSTKKVNGAAGKGNQKSDWKKVFSGQGLGSGKGKEVEMKRITKPNYALATPAELRATLADYSLPTAGDKPTLTSRLQEWIILFNANLDTSHPSSLSALRAKLAESESSRKRDKEKGKDEMINQLGTKEGMEKYAKEKKGEFERLKKEIMERDKRRETEGSGTGKENAIEVD is encoded by the exons ATGGACATGTCCTCGCACCCGCTCCTCGCGGTAATTGACGaatctcctccattccCTGACAAGTACCCGCAACTCAAACGACTGGACCGATCTGTCGTCTGTCAGGTATGCAAAGAACCATTCACGGCTCCAGTCTCAATTTCCTGTGGTCATTCATTCTGTTCTCAG TGCATCAGATCTTCTCTTGACGTTTCGAAGAAATGTCCTAGCTGTAATGAGAACTGCTCAGAGGGCAGTATACGGCGGAACAGAGCTCTGGAAGAAATCACAGACGCATGGGACGAGTCGAG ACCGACACTCATTGAGCTCACCCGACCAGCACCGACGTCCACTTCGTTACGAAAACGTCCAGCTCCCGAACCGAATTCGAAAGCGTCCTCGAGTTCTGGACCGTACAAGAGAGTGAAGACGAACGGGAGCGGTAGTGGGAGTCAAAGTAGAAGTGTCAGCCCTTCCAAACCGATGAGTAAAGATGGGAGCAATGGTCATGCTCGGGAtcatgaggaggacgaagaggaagaggaagacgaggacgagataCAGGAGCTGACAgagaatg ACGAAGCACCTTGTCCACTTTGTCAAGCTACAATGCCAATCTCATCAATTCCCTTACATATCGAGAAAGGATGTCCGCCACCGAAAAGTACGAAAAAGGTGAATGGGGCAGCCGGGAAGGGAAATCAGAAGTCggattggaagaaggtgttcTCAGGGCAAGGTCTAGGATCgggaaaggggaaaga GGTCGAGATGAAACGAATCACCAAGCCAAATTATGCTCTCGCGACCCCCGCCGAGCTCCGAGCCACTCTTGCT GATTATTCCCTCCCGACAGCAGGCGATAAACCGACCCTCACTTCCCGTCTGCAAGAATGGATCATCTTGTTCAACGCGAACCTCGATACGTCCcatccatcctcgctcAGCGCATTAAGAGCCAAGCTGGCCGAGTCCGAAAGTAGTCGGAAGAGGGAtaaggagaaggggaaagatGAAATGATCAACCAGCTGGGGACGAAAGAGGGAATGGAGAAGTAtgccaaggagaagaagggggaatTTGAGAGGTTGAAAAAGGAGATTATGGAGAGGGATAAGCGGAGAGAAACGGAGGGGAGTGGGAcagggaaggagaatgcTATCGAGGTGGACTAG
- a CDS encoding septum-promoting GTP-binding protein 1: MTDQGYQSSGSGSGRVSGGEGSDRNSIVLKVGMVGDSQIGKTSLMVKYVEGSFDEDYIQTLGVNFMEKAISIRNTEITFSIWDLGGQREFVSMLPLVSNDAVAILFMFDLTRKATLNSVKEWYRQARGFNKTAIPVLIGTKYDAFASFPREEQEEITKQAKRFSKAMHAPLIFCSTSHSINVQKIFKIVLAKAFDLKCVIPEIDEVGEPILLYVDV, from the exons ATGACGGACCAAGGCTACCAATCGTCTGGGTCTGGCAGTGGAAGAGTCTCAGGTGGCGAAGGGAGCGACAGGAACTC GATCGTTCTCAAAGTCGGAATGGTGGGAGACTCTCAGATTGGAAAGACCTCTCTCATGGTCAAATATGTTGAAGGGAGTTTTGA TGAGGATTACATACAAACGCTAGGAGTCAACTTTATGGAGAAAGCGATCAGTATCAGAAATACAGAAATAACATTCTCA ATATGGGATTTGGGTGGTCAAAGGGAATTCGTATCGATGTTACCCCTCGTGTCCAACGATGCAGTTGCCATTTTGTTCATGTTTGATCTGACGAGAAAAGCGACGCTCAACAGTGTCAAGGAATGGTACAGACAAGCCAGAGGGTTCAACAAG ACAGCGATACCGGTTCTGATTGGGACGAAATACGATGCGTTTGCTTCGTTCCCcagagaagagcaagaggagaTCACGAAGCAAGCCAAGAGATTCTCAAAAGCTATGCATGCGCCTCTG ATATTCTGCTCAACATCACATTCCATCAACGTCCAGAAAATATTCAAGATCGTACTTGCCAAAGCCTTCGACCTGAAG TGCGTCATACCAGAGATTGACGAAGTAGGCGAGCCGATCCTTCTCTATGTTGATGTGTGA
- a CDS encoding serine/threonine-protein phosphatase 2A activator 2 produces MTPGPTSSLAEAEPDRPIASTSYIVPTKHILSKAHLAAFQRSKTHAEIVKFVQDLNDAVVGKKLTDAGEGSERTRPIIGILNSVLDIAKSTPPVDNKLSRFGNPAFKTFYDKVGEASAELHSRIPSLPAEAVPEVEVYFKESWGNKQRVDYGSGMEFNFLCWLLCLTKLGVFTENDYPFLVLGVFWRYIEVMRYMQSTYWLEPAGSHGVWGLDDYQFLPFLWGSGQLKDHKHLRPKSIHDPEILEAFSPSYMYFSCISFINSIKTASLRWHSPMLDDISAVKSWTKVNDGMRKMYIAEVLGKLPVMQHALFGSKGLLPFPSADEDEELRNVLEEEMREGKVTEGEEDEHGHVHLKGETGWAMDCCGIPVPSAFAAAQADAQAHKDVVPIFTSRSGIKPIPFD; encoded by the exons ATGACGCCCGGCCCTACATCCTCGCTCGCCGAAGCTGAACCCGATCGACCCATCGCTTCTACGTCCTACATCGTCCCTACGAAGCATATCCTTTCCAAAGCCCATCTCGCCGCTTTTCAACGATCCAAAACTCATGCTGAGATTGTCAAATTCGTGCAAGATTTGAATGACGCCGTGGTCGGAAAGAAGCTGACAGATGCAGGAGAAGGttcagag CGAACTAGACCAATCATCGGTATCCTCAACTCTGTCTTGGACATAGCCAAGTCAACACCTCCTGTCGATAACAAGCTCTCACGATTTGGCAATCCAGCATTCAAAACTTTCTATGACAAAGTGGGCGAG GCATCAGCAGAGCTCCATTCTCGCATACCCTCGCTACCTGCCGAGGCTGTCCCAGAAGTCGAGGTGTACTTCAAGGAGTCGTGGGGAAATAAGCAAAGAGTCGATTATGGCAGTGGAATGGAGTTTAACTTCTTATGCTGGCT CTTGTGTCTCACGAAGCTCGGCGTGTTCACCGAGAACGATTAccctttcctcgtcctAGGGGTATTCTGGCG TTACATCGAAGTCATGCGATACATGCAATCGACCTACTGGCTCGAACCGGCTGGTTCACACGGTGTCTGGGGTCTGGACGATTACCAGTTCTTACCTTTCTTATGGGGCAGTGGACAGCTGAAAG ACCATAAACACCTCCGACCGAAATCGATCCACGATCCCGAGATCCTCGAAGctttctccccctcctACATGTATTTCTCCTGCATCTCATTCATAAACTCCATCAAGACCGCTTCTCTCCGATGGCATTCGCCCATGTTAGACGACATCTCCGCCGTGAAGAGCTGGACAAAGGTCAACGACGgcatgaggaagatgtatATCGCGGAAGTGTTGGGCAAGTTGCCGGTCATGCAACATGCTTTGTTTGGGAGTAAAGGGTTGTTACCGTTCCCTTCGgctgatgaggatgaagagttGCGAAACgtgttggaggaggagatgagggaagGCAAGGTTacggagggagaggaagatgaacatGGTCATGTTCATCTAAAGGGAGAGACGGGATGGGCGATGGATTGTTGTGGTAtaccag TGCCATCAGCCTTTGCAGCGGCACAAGCAGATGCTCAAGCGCACAAAGATGTGGTCCCAATCTTCACATCTCGATCGGGCATCAAGCCAATCCCCTTTGACTGA
- a CDS encoding imidazoleglycerol-phosphate dehydratase, which yields MSERTATVERKTSETVISCSIDLDHVPGVTTQNIDVNTGIGFLDHMFTALAKHGGMSLQMQCKGDLHIDDHHTAEDCALALGEAFKKALGERKGIKRYGYAYAPLDESLSRAVIDISSRPYFVCHLPFTREKVGDLSTEMVSHLLQSFAFAAGVTLHVDLIRGENNHHIAESAFKALALAIRMAISKTGGDDVPSTKGVLAL from the exons ATGTCCGAACGTACAGCTActgtggagaggaagactAGCGAGACCGTCATCTCTTGCTCtatcgacctcgaccatGTCCCAGGGGTTACCACCCAGAACATTGATGTGAACACTGGTATCGGATTCCTTGACCAT ATGTTCACCGCGCTCGCAAAGCACGGTGGGATGTCACTCCAGATGCAATGCAAGGGTGACTTGCACATTGACGACCATCACACTGCCGAGGACTGTGCTCTGGCTCTTGGCGAGGCGTTCAAGAAGGCtttgggagagaggaaaggaatCAAGCGATACGGTTATGCTTATGCGCCAttggatgag TCATTGTCCCGAGCGGTGATTGATATCTCCTCACGACCGTACTTTGTCTGTCACCTTCCCTTCACTCGAGAGAAGGTCGgagatt TGTCCACCGAAATGgtttctcatcttctccagtcTTTTGCTTTCGCTGCTGGTGTTACTCTCCACGTCGATCTCATCCGAGGAGAGAACAACCACCACAT CGCCGAGTCTGCCTTCAAGGCTTTGGCACTCGCTATACGTATGGCGATCAGCAAGACTGGCGGCGATGACGTTCCCAGTACCAAGGGTGTTCTCGCTTTATAA